One genomic region from Macellibacteroides fermentans encodes:
- the ltrA gene encoding group II intron reverse transcriptase/maturase has protein sequence MKDAKSHEISKFLIMDAFKRVKANHGSAGIDGVSIEQFEKNLKDNLYKIWNRMSSGSYFPPSVKLVEIPKPNGDKRPLGIPTVGDRIAQMAAVMMLEPQIEPCFHEDSYAYRPNRSAHDAIAKARERCWKYNWVLDMDISKFFDSIDHELLIKAVRLHTDCVWVLLYIERWLKVPYELQDGSKIDRDKGVPQGSVIGPVLANLFLHYAFDKWMSRYYPHIPFERYADDTICHCATQSQAEALKVAVQQRFAQCKLMLNDDKTKIVYCKDSRRKGEFDTISFDFLGYTFRPRKAKGRNGINFTGFLPAISNKACNRIREKMRSWKTRKQLFLSLETLAKSINPVLWGWITYYGKFYPTRLKILLDEVNRHLARWVTAKFKRFKGKPYRAYYWLGNISRKESKLFYHWQWGVTPTANKKW, from the coding sequence ATGAAAGACGCAAAGTCGCATGAGATTTCTAAGTTTTTAATCATGGATGCCTTCAAACGAGTCAAGGCAAACCATGGAAGTGCGGGTATTGACGGCGTATCGATTGAGCAGTTTGAGAAAAATCTCAAAGACAATCTGTACAAAATCTGGAACCGCATGAGTTCGGGAAGCTACTTCCCTCCATCGGTCAAACTGGTAGAAATACCTAAACCCAATGGAGATAAACGTCCGTTAGGTATACCTACGGTAGGAGACAGGATTGCTCAAATGGCAGCAGTGATGATGCTGGAGCCACAGATTGAACCCTGTTTTCACGAGGATTCTTATGCCTACCGGCCCAACCGCTCTGCTCACGATGCCATCGCCAAAGCACGCGAGCGGTGCTGGAAGTACAACTGGGTATTGGATATGGACATCAGCAAGTTCTTCGATTCCATTGACCACGAACTGCTGATTAAAGCAGTCAGACTTCATACCGATTGTGTATGGGTGCTGCTTTACATCGAACGGTGGCTCAAAGTTCCCTACGAACTGCAGGATGGCAGTAAAATCGACCGGGACAAAGGGGTCCCGCAAGGGTCCGTTATCGGACCTGTGCTGGCCAATTTGTTCCTGCATTACGCCTTCGACAAGTGGATGAGCAGGTATTATCCGCACATTCCCTTCGAAAGGTATGCAGACGACACCATCTGTCACTGCGCCACCCAATCCCAGGCCGAAGCACTGAAAGTAGCTGTTCAACAACGGTTTGCTCAATGTAAACTGATGTTGAACGATGACAAAACAAAGATTGTGTACTGTAAAGACAGCCGCAGAAAGGGAGAGTTTGATACAATCTCTTTCGATTTCCTTGGCTACACCTTCCGACCCCGGAAGGCAAAAGGCAGAAATGGCATCAACTTTACAGGCTTTCTGCCGGCAATCAGCAACAAGGCCTGCAACCGCATCCGTGAAAAGATGCGCAGCTGGAAAACAAGGAAACAACTGTTTCTATCGCTGGAAACCCTGGCGAAAAGCATCAATCCGGTGCTTTGGGGATGGATTACCTATTATGGTAAATTTTATCCCACCCGACTCAAAATCCTGTTAGATGAAGTAAACAGACATCTGGCCAGATGGGTTACAGCCAAGTTCAAGCGCTTCAAGGGGAAACCCTACCGGGCTTACTACTGGCTGGGAAACATCTCCCGGAAAGAGTCTAAACTCTTTTACCACTGGCAGTGGGGAGTAACTCCAACAGCTAACAAGAAATGGTAA
- the tnpC gene encoding IS66 family transposase, which yields MNSKRIIELQEDQLKLSAQREKMYLEQLVRQSEQIESLSVQVGSLTETIRSLEKSLLQKNGDMQKVEGKNRRMSKLLSNKSEKLVPDAAKEEPAETAPPVLPKDRGNNNAKRKEYFSLETIVEHVYPDDPAFDKEKARVIGSVDSVMYTYSKATFKKIIYRQYNCVQQEKVYSGKAPRSPLQNSNYDASFIAGMLQLRYVYSMPVERIVKYFTENGFELNKATAHGLIKKSAGLMDRLDDVLHTAILEDDYLCMDESYHTILTKEKNKDGKGVRKGYIWASLANTKKLVQYFYENGSRSREVLTNYIGNHYKGAIQSDGLINYKILETDTYPDVIRLACFQHCKRQFLDLANDKEAIGIVNIINRLYQAEHKIDPKWKPDKILEHRQEYAPPILAELKSKLLEIQSNPSTLPKSPLSKAVNYTLNEYDALCNYIVRPDYALDNNAVERCMRSISLSRKNSLFCGSHAGAKRTALLYSLSISCKLHNINSFEYFTDILNRLAYISPTAPDQIYRDLLPDKWTKL from the coding sequence ATGAATAGCAAACGGATTATTGAACTACAGGAAGACCAGCTGAAACTTTCCGCTCAAAGGGAAAAGATGTATTTGGAACAACTCGTCCGGCAATCCGAACAAATAGAAAGCCTCTCTGTCCAGGTTGGTAGTTTAACCGAAACAATCCGTTCGCTGGAAAAAAGCCTTCTTCAAAAGAATGGGGACATGCAGAAGGTTGAGGGGAAAAACCGGAGAATGAGCAAGCTTCTCTCCAATAAATCGGAAAAACTTGTGCCCGATGCTGCAAAAGAAGAACCGGCAGAAACCGCTCCCCCTGTTTTGCCCAAAGACCGCGGAAACAACAATGCCAAACGGAAAGAATACTTCTCTCTGGAAACCATTGTCGAGCATGTATATCCCGATGACCCTGCCTTTGACAAAGAAAAGGCCAGGGTGATCGGATCTGTAGACTCCGTCATGTATACCTACAGCAAGGCTACTTTTAAGAAAATCATATACAGACAATATAATTGCGTACAGCAGGAAAAGGTTTACTCGGGTAAAGCCCCCAGATCTCCCCTGCAGAACTCAAACTATGATGCCTCCTTTATCGCCGGCATGCTTCAACTGCGGTATGTTTACTCCATGCCTGTGGAGCGGATTGTCAAGTATTTTACAGAAAATGGCTTTGAATTAAACAAAGCTACCGCCCACGGACTGATTAAGAAGTCTGCCGGATTAATGGACCGCCTGGATGATGTTCTTCATACAGCGATCCTTGAAGATGACTATCTTTGTATGGATGAAAGTTACCATACCATCCTTACCAAAGAGAAAAACAAGGATGGTAAGGGCGTACGCAAAGGGTATATCTGGGCTTCGCTGGCCAATACAAAGAAATTGGTCCAGTACTTTTATGAAAACGGCTCCCGATCCCGGGAGGTTCTGACCAACTATATCGGCAATCATTACAAAGGAGCCATCCAGAGTGACGGGCTGATCAACTATAAAATACTTGAGACCGATACCTATCCTGATGTAATCCGGCTGGCATGCTTCCAGCACTGCAAGCGTCAGTTCCTGGATCTCGCAAACGATAAAGAAGCCATCGGAATTGTCAACATAATCAACCGGCTTTATCAGGCGGAGCATAAGATTGACCCGAAATGGAAGCCCGACAAAATCCTTGAACATAGACAAGAGTACGCCCCACCCATACTGGCTGAACTAAAAAGTAAACTGTTGGAAATACAATCCAATCCATCCACCCTTCCCAAGAGTCCCCTCTCGAAGGCCGTGAATTATACTCTCAACGAGTACGATGCACTGTGTAATTACATTGTACGTCCGGACTATGCGTTGGATAACAATGCCGTGGAAAGATGTATGCGAAGCATATCTTTAAGCAGAAAAAACTCTCTTTTTTGTGGCAGTCATGCCGGAGCTAAAAGAACGGCATTGCTCTACTCGCTATCCATCTCCTGCAAACTTCATAATATAAACTCCTTCGAATACTTTACGGACATACTAAACCGACTGGCATACATAAGTCCAACCGCTCCCGATCAAATATATCGCGATTTACTTCCAGACAAGTGGACTAAACTCTAA
- the tnpB gene encoding IS66 family insertion sequence element accessory protein TnpB (TnpB, as the term is used for proteins encoded by IS66 family insertion elements, is considered an accessory protein, since TnpC, encoded by a neighboring gene, is a DDE family transposase.), whose translation MFALTESMSYYLCPHYVDMRKGIYSLYQLVKTDMKRNPLSGEVFLFLGRNRSLIKILHWEDGGFVLYQKKLERGTFEVPRFNPSNNEFEMKWKTFVLIMEGVSVRSAKYRIRF comes from the coding sequence ATGTTTGCACTTACAGAATCCATGAGCTATTATCTATGTCCGCATTACGTGGACATGCGCAAAGGCATCTATTCCCTATACCAGTTAGTGAAGACAGACATGAAACGGAATCCTTTGTCGGGAGAGGTTTTTCTCTTCCTTGGCAGGAACCGGTCGTTAATTAAGATCCTTCACTGGGAAGACGGTGGATTTGTTTTGTATCAGAAAAAGCTGGAACGGGGCACCTTTGAAGTCCCCCGATTTAACCCTTCAAACAATGAGTTTGAGATGAAATGGAAGACCTTTGTCTTGATAATGGAGGGCGTCTCGGTCCGTTCGGCAAAGTACAGGATAAGGTTTTAG